The genomic segment GGATTGTAGGGCGATTGCGCGAAAACTGCCGGAAGTCCACGCTGCCCGCAAGGTCGTCAGAGGAATGCGCGCGGATTCAGGACGCGTCGCTACCCGGATGCTTCGCCTTCAGCAAAATGTGCTTGGCGATGCCGCGTACGATGTTCACTTCCTCGCGCTCCAGGCCCGAACGGGCAAAGAGCCGTCGCAGGCGCGACATCAGCTTTTTCGGATTGGCGGGGTCGAGAAACTCCAATGCGACCAGCGCGCTTTCGAGGTGCGCGAACATGCTCTCGATTTCGTCGCTCGCCGCACGCGGACCGGCCGGCTCGCTCAGCCCTGCTCCAGCGGAAGCGGCGAGCGCTGCGGCACCGGCCTGGTCGTCCGCCGACAGATACCGCGTGCGTAACTCGTAAGCCAGCACCTGCACGGCCTGCGCGAGATTCAGCGAGCTATAAGCGGGATTCGCCGGAATATGCGCGAGCGCACTGCACCGTTCGACGTCCTCATTCGACAAACCCGTGCGCTCGTTGCCGAACACCAGTGCAATTTCGCCATGCACCGCCTGATCGTGCGCGACATTAGCGGCGGCACGCGGCGTCCATTGTGGCGGCCCGTATTCACGCAGACGCGCGGTCAGCGCGATCGACCAGTGCACGCCGGTCAACGCGTCGGCAAGCGTCGGGACAACGTGCGCGGAAGCCAGCACGTCGTCTGCGCCGGAGGCCATCGCAATCGCTTCCGGGTCGCTCTGCACATGTGGCACGCGCGGCGACACCAGCACGAGCCGCGAAAAACCCATGGTTTTCAGCGCGCGCGCCGCCGCGCCGACATTACCGGGATGGCTCGGCTCGACGAGCACGAAGCGGGTCGACGTGAAGCCGCCGCGCACGTCGGCCACGGCCGGATCGGAGGAATTGTGGGGGTGGTCCACGATGAAAATCCTGCAAGCTAAAGACGCGTATGGTAGCGCCAACCCTCGACGGGTTCAGAATTTTGAGTAAGGCCGAGGCGCCGGGACCGGACATGAAAGCGCTGAATACGCTGAAGGCGTGCGCACGGCGTAAAGTTTCGTCTCGAGGTCCAGGGCTTGCGAACCGTCGCCTGCCCGCCCTCCGATGCGCGTCCCATGGCGCAAAAGCCTAACCCGCCGCACGAACGCTGCCAGGCCGCCCGGACTCAGGTAAAATACCGATATTCGCGACCGGTTTTTCTTCCAGGCCAAGCCGGGCGCCTCGTTCTTATTCAATTCGTCTCCGTCGGCGGAATGCGCACTGGTTTATTGCCAGGCGGGCGTTCCGTGCTGTTTCCGCGCCTCTTCGGGGCGCCAGTTAGCGCAGGTGTAGCGCGCTCGTTTGCGCCTCGTTTGCACATTTACCGGCCAGCAGCCGTGCTGCCCCGGCACAAGGATCCGTCTCATGCATCCCATGCTCAATATCGCTGTGAAGGCCGCGCGCCGCGCAGCACAGATCATCAACCGCGCGTCGCTCGACCTCGATCTGATCCAGGTCAGCAAAAAACAGCACAACGATTTCGTCACGGAGGTCGACAAAGCGTCTGAAGCGGCGATCATCGACACGCTGAAGACCGCCTACCCCGATCACGCGATCCTCGCCGAAGAATCCGGCAAGTCGGACAACGAGTCCGAATACCAGTGGATCATCGATCCGCTCGACGGCACCACCAATTTCATTCACGGCTTCCCGTACTACTGCGTGTCGATCGCGCTCGCCCACAAGGGCATCGTGACGCAAGCCGTGGTCTACGATCCGACCCGCAACGACCTGTTCACCGCTTCGCGCGGCCGCGGTGCGTTCCTGAACGATCGCCGTATCCGCGTGGCCAAGCGTGACCGCCTGGCAGACGGCCTGATCGGCACGGGCTTCCCGTTCCGCGAAAAAGACGGTCTCGAAGCGTACGGACGCCTGTTCGCCGAAATGACCGAAGCCTGCGCGGGCCTGCGCCGTCCGGGCGCGGCTGCGCTCGATCTGGCGAACGTCGCCGCCGGCCGCATGGACGGCTTCTTCGAACAGGGTCTGAATCCGTGGGACGTCGCTGCGGGCAGCCTGCTGATCACCGAGGCCGGTGGCCTGGTGGGTAATTACACGGGCGACTCGGACTTCCTGCACGTCGGCGAAATCGTCGCGGGCAACCCGAAGATCTACGCACAGATGATTCCGGTTCTGTCGCGCTACAGCCGCACCCGTCAGCAGGCCGACTAAGCCCGACGGAGCCTGCCTCGGCCGGATGCCGTCTCGCGTTGCTTCGGCATCGAGTTCGGCGAGCGGCTTTCCTCGCGGCAAATAAAATGCAAAAAAAAGCGGCTTCGGCCGCTTTTTCGTTGGCGGCCCTGCATCTCACGGGCGTTCGTGCTACAAAGCAAAATGCCGCGCCGGTGGCGTTGCGACATCTTGCAACGCGTCGCTTCACCGGCTGCGTTTCGCGCGTTTTTTCTGCGCCCTGCTTGCCGCCGGATCTGGCGCGCAGCTTCCAATCCGCTTCATGAAAAAAGGCTTCTACACAATCATTGCGGCGCAGTTCATTTCGTCGCTCGCGGACAATGCACTGCTGATCGCCGCCATCGCGTTGCTCTCGGTGATTCGCTCCGCCGCCTGGGTCACGCCGCTGTTGCAGATTTTCTTCACCGTCTCCTACGTGCTGCTTGCGCCGTTCGTCGGCGCGTTTGCCGACTCGATGCAAAAGCGCCACGTGATGTTCATCTCCAACGCGTTGAAGGCAAGCGGCTGCCTGATGATGATCGCGGGCGTTCATCCGATGATTGCCTACGGCGTGGTCGGTTTCGGCGCGGCGGCGTATTCGCCGGCCAAGTACGGCATCTTGACCGAACTGCTGCCCGCCGACAAACTCGTCAAGGCGAACGCGTGGCTCGAATCGGCAACGGTTCTGTCGACGATTGTCGGCACGATGGTCGGCGGTGCGCTGATCAGCACGCTGGCCGACCGCTTCGTCGCGCACGCTCATTTGCCGCTGATCCGCTCCGCCGCCGATCTCGCGATGTTCGCCGTGATGATCACGTACGCGATTGCCGCCGCGATCAACATCTTCATTCCCGACACCGGCGCGCGGTATGAAAGCCGGCTGAACGAACCGAAAAAACTGATCGGCGACTTTTATCACTGCTTTAACGTGCTGTGGGCCGACAAACTCGCGCAGATCGCGTTGTGGGTCACGACGCTGCTGTGGGGCGGCGCAGTCACACTGCAACTGCTGGTGCTGAAATGGGCGAATGTGAATCTCGGGCTATCGCTGTCTAAAGCGGCGGTCATGCAAGGCGTCACCGGGCTGGGCATTGCCGTGGGCGCGTCGGCGGCGGCTGCGCTGATTCCGTTGCGCAAATCGCTGCGCGTGCTGCCGGTCGGCATTCTGATGGGCCTGGTGGCGATCGCGGTGGCCTTCTACAACAAGGACCTGTTCCCTGCGGGCGCGGGCATTCGAATTGGCTCGTTCGTCGCACCGCTCTACATCCTGCTCGCCTATCCGCTAATGATCCTGCTCGGCGCGTTATCGGGCTTTTTCATCGTGCCGATGAACGCCATTCTTCAGCATCGCGGCGCGACGCTACTGTCGGCGGGACACTCGATCGCCGTGCAGAATTTCAACCAGAATCTGGCCGTGCTGCTGATGCTTGGTGTGTACGCGCTGCTGCTCACCGCAAAAATGCCTGCGCAATGGATCATTGTGGTGTTCGGCAGTTTCATTACGTTCATGATGTGGCTCGCAAAACGGCGTAGCGCAGTGAACGAGCGTACGGTGGATATGCGGGCGATGGTGGAGGAGTAATCCTCCAGACGGCCCGCATTGGCTTCGATTACCCGAACGCGGGCGGATGCGACCTGCTGCAAGGATTGGCCATCCGGCCAGGGTCCGTTCGACACGCTGGCGGGTTAAACTCACGCCCTGAACAGCTTACGCAAGAGAACACCAAGGATGGGCATTCAAACCGCAGCGGCCAACGACGTCGCACAACATACTCCCATGATGCAGCAGTACCTGCGCATTAAAGCGGAGCATCCCGGCACGCTGGTGTTCTACCGGATGGGCGACTTCTACGAACTCTTTTTCGACGATGCGGAAAAAGCCGCGCGTCTGCTCGACCTGACGCTTACGCAGCGTGGCGCGTCGGGCGGCAATCCGATCAAGATGGCGGGCGTACCGCATCACGCGGCGGAACAGTATCTGGCGAAGCTGGTGAAGCTCGGCGAATCCGTCGCGATTTGCGAACAGATCGGCGACCCGGCTACATCGAAGGGACCGGTCGAGCGCAAAGTGGTCCGCGTGGTCACGCCGGGCACGCTGACCGACGCCGCGCTGCTGTCCGATAAAAACGATGTGTACCTGCTGTCGCTGTGCGTGGCGCACAACCGCCGCGGCGTAGCGACGAGCGTCGGCCTCGCGTGGCTGAATCTGGCGAGCGGCGCGCTGCGCCTTGCCGAAGTCGCACCCGACCAGGTCGCCGCCGCCCTCGAACGAATTCGCCCCGCTGAAATTCTGGTTGCCGATACGCTCGCCGAATCGGCCGGCTGGACACCGCCCGTCAATGCAGGCGCGCTCACCCGTGTTCCGAGCTGGCATTTCGATATCGCGTCGGGCACCCAGCGTCTTTGCGACCAGCTCGAAGTGGCCGGTCTCGACGGTTTCGGCGCGCATTCGCTGACCTGCGCGTGCGGCGCTGCCGGCGCATTGCTGCTGTATGCAGCGGCGACCCAAGGCCAGCAACTGCGCCATGTGCGCAGCCTGAAGGTCGAGTACGAGTCCGAATATATCGGCCTCGACCCCGCTACGCGCCGCAATCTCGAACTGACGGAAACGCTGCGCGGCACCGAGTCGCCTACGCTGTGTTCGTTGCTCGACACCTGCTGCACGACGATGGGCAGCCGCTTGCTGCGCCACTGGCTGCATCATCCGCCGCGTGAATCTGCGGTCGCGCAGGCGCGTCAGCAGGCTATCGGCGCGCTGCTCGACGCGCCGCCGGCTGCGAGCGTCGACGCATTGCGTGGCTCGTTGCGGCAGATTTCAGACATCGAACGGATTACAGGGCGCCTCGCGCTGTTGTCGGCACGTCCGCGCGATCTGTCCAGCCTGCGCGACACGTTCATCGCGCTGCCCGAACTGCGCGCGCAGATCGCCGCTGTGTCGTCGAATGCGGATTCGCTCGCGCGCATCGATGCGTCAATGGAACCGCCTCAAGCCTGCGTCGAATTGCTTACCCGTGCTATCGCTCAGGAACCCGCCGCGATGGTGCGCGATGGCGGCGTGATCGCGCGAGGCTACGATGCGGACCTCGACGAACTGCGCGATATTTCGGAGAACTGCGGGCAGTTCCTGATCGATCTCGAAACACGCGAACGTGCGCGCACTGGCATTAACAACCTGCGCGTCGAGTACAACAAGGTGCACGGCTTCTATATCGAAGTCACGCGTGGCCAGACCGACAAGGTGCCCGACGATTACCGCCGCCGTCAGACGCTGAAGAACGCCGAGCGCTACATCACGCCGGAACTGAAAACGTTCGAAGACAAGGCGCTGTCTGCACAGGAACGTGCGCTCGCCCGCGAACGCGCGCTTTACGACACGTTGCTGCAGGCGCTGCTACCGTTTATTCCAGATTGCCAGCGGGTCGCGTCCGCACTGGCCGAACTCGATCTGCTGGCCGCTTTCGCCGAACGCGCCCGCGCGCTCGACTGGGTCGCGCCGACGTTCTCGCCCGACACCGGCATCGAGATCGAACAGGGTCGGCACCCGGTCGTCGAGGCGCAGGTCGAGCAGTTCATCGCCAACGACTGCACACTCACGCCCGAACGCAAATTGCTGTTGATCACCGGCCCGAACATGGGCGGTAAATCAACTTTCATGCGGCAAACCGCGCTGATCGCCCTGCTCGCCTACGTGGGCAGCTATGTGCCGGCACGGCGCGCGACGTTCGGACCGATCGACCGCATCTTCACGCGAATCGGTGCAGCGGACGATCTGGCCGGCGGCCGCTCGACCTTCATGGTCGAGATGACCGAAGCCGCTGCGATCCTGAACGACGCGACACCGCAAAGTCTCGTGCTGATGGATGAAATCGGCCGTGGCACCTCGACCTTCGACGGCCTTGCGCTGGCTTGGGCGATCGCGCGTCATCTGCTCGCGCACAACGGCTGTCATACGCTGTTTGCCACGCATTACTTCGAATTGACGCAGTTGCCCGCGGAATTTCCGCAGGCGGCCAACGTGCACCTGTCGGCGGTCGAACACGGCCATGGCATTGTGTTCCTGCACGCGGTCAACGAGGGTCCGGCCAATCAGAGCTACGGTTTGCAGGTCGCGCAACTCGCGGGCGTGCCAAATGCGGTGATTCGCGCGGCGCGCAAGCATCTCGCACACCTGGAACAGCAATCCGCCGCGCAACCCGCGCCGCAGCTCGACCTGTTTGCTTCGCCTCCACCGATGCTGGCCGAAGACGCAGACGACGAGCGCGATGCTCAGGCGCAGGTATCGTCGCCGTCCGTGCAGGAACTCGTCGAGCGTTTGCGCGGCATCGATCCGAACGATCTGCGTCCGCGCGAAGCACTCGACCTGCTGTACGAACTGCACGAACTGGCCGCCGCGCCGGATGCGGATCATTGACGCATACAAGCCCCCGCAGCGTCCGCGCCCCTTTCGCGCGGCGCTGAGCCTTGCATTCACACGTGGTCTGATAGCGGTTCTGGCGGCGTCGGCGGCCCTCAGCACCAGCGAGGCTTACGCCGACACGCCGCGTTTTTCATTCGCAGTGATCGGCGACACGATGCGCGGCCCCGCCGACGAGCCCGCAGCGCAACGGCTAATCGATGCGATCGGCCGCGAACGCGACATCTCGTTCATCGTCTATAACGGCAACCTGAAGGGTGCGAAAGAGGCGTGTCGGGACGGGCTGTATGAACGACGCCATGCAGTGCTCGAAGCTTCGCGGCCGGCTTTATTCTTTATTCCCGGCCAGCATGACTGGATCGATTGCAGCACCACCGAGGCAGGCAGCTTCGATCCGGTCGAACGGCTCGACCAATTGCGTCAAACCATATTCGCCGATGCTACGTCGATGGGTCAGAACCCGATTGCGCTGACGCGGGAGAGCGAAGTCTCACGGTTTCGGCCGTATCGGGAAAACGTTCGATGGATGGTCGGCGATACGGTATTTGTCGGCCTGAACGCGCCGAGTCCGAACAATCACTATCTGATTGCCGGGGGCCGCAACGGGGAATTCGAAGACCGCGTGATTGCCAATGCATTCTGGCTGGAGCATGCCGGCGAATATGCGAAACGTCGCGACGCGCGCGCGATAGTCATCATCATTCAGGGCGATCCCGATCCAGAACGTTACGAGCGGCCCGACCGTTTTGCGTGGCTGCGCTTCGCGCACAGCACACGCCGCGACGGTTTTCTGGAGTTCAAACGCAGCCTCGTCAAACTCGCGGAGATTTTTCGCGGGCCCGTGCTGGTCATTCATCACGACGACGAACGCGCGAACGGCGGCTTCGTGATCGATCAGCCGCTACGCAATGACAAGGGGATGCTGGTGACGAATCTCACGCGGGTCGCATTAGCGCCGCATGACCGTCTTAACCAGTGGGTACAGTTCGATGTGAATCCCGGCAGGAAACCGCCGTTCCGCGTGAGCCTGCGCGATGTGCCGAAGCAAATGCCGATGCCCGCCATGCAAACCGTGGTGCCGCGCGACGAACCGTCAGCTTCGATGCCAGCGGTGCCGGCGTTAGGGCCGGCCTCGGAATTGCCGCCGCTGTTGCCAATTCCCGGCGAGTCACAGTCAGCCTCGCAGCCAGGTACGCAGCTCAATCAGCAACCGCACATACCCGCCGACCAGGGCGGTGGTGAATACGGGCCGGCCACTTCGATACCGCCCGCATCGGCAGTACAGCCGCATATGCCGGGCGCCGCCTCAGGCGCGCCCGGCACTCCGGCAAGTTCAGTGCAGGGTGGGTCCTGACTTGCTGTCGTCTTCCTCGTCATCGTCCTCATCGAGAACTTCGAGGCCGTCGGCACCGTGCGCATGTTCGTGCTGGATTTCGTCTTCGGTAGCAGGACGCACGTCTTTCACCGTCAGCGCAAAACGCAAGGCCATACCCGCGAGCGGGTGATTGCCGTCGAGCACCACCTTATCTTCCGCTACGTCGGTCACGACGTAGACGAGCGAGTCGAGATCCTCGTCGCCCTCTTCCGGCGTACCCTCGAATTGCATGCCGACTTCGAGCGGTTCCGGGAAACGATCGCGCGGCTCGATCTTCACGAGATCGGGGTCGTACTCGCCGAACGCATCTTGCGGCTCGAGCTGAATCGATGTCTCGAAGCCGGCCTCGTGGCCGTCGAGCTCTTCCTCGATCTTGGGGAACGTGCCATCATAGCCGCCGTGCAGATAGACCATCGGCTCGTCGCTTTCTTCAATCAGATTGCCCTGCGCATCCGATAGCTTATAAGCGACCGACACGACGGTGTTCTTTGCGATTTTCATTCGATTCTCCAGAATACAACTCACATTATACGATGCCCAAACGGCCAACTGACCACCCGGCCGACGCAGCTTCGGCACGGAATTCGTCGCCGGCTTCCACGCCGGTTCTTCCGCCCTCGCCCGATACCCCGATCGCGTTGCTCGGCAATCTGTCGCCGTCGCAATTCATGCGCCGCTACTGGCAAAAGAAGCCATTGCTGATTCGCCAGGCCATTCCGAACATCGAAGCGCCGTTGTCGCGCGACGAATTTTTCGAGCTGGCCGATCAGGACGAAGTCGAAGCGCGTCTGATCACGCATTTCCGCAACAAGTGGCAACTCGAACACGGCCCGTTCGCGCCCGACGAACTGCCGTCGGTCAGGCAGCGCGCATGGACGCTGCTCGTGCAGGGCGTCGATCTTCACGACGACCGCGCACGCGCGTTGCTCGACCGCTTCCGCTTCGTGCCGGACGCGCGTCTCGACGACCTGATGATCTCGTATGCAAGTGACGGTGGCGGCGTTGGCCCCCACTTCGATTCCTACGATGTGTTTCTTTTGCAAGTAAAAGGCAAGCGCCGCTGGCGTATCAGCGCGCAGAAAGATCTGACACTGCAGCCCGGTTTGCCTTTGAAAGTTTTACAGAACTTCCAGTCCGAAGAGGAATGGGTGCTCGAACCAGGCGACATGCTTTACCTGCCGCCGCACATCGCCCACGACGGGATTGCCGAAGGCGAGTGCATGACGTGCTCCATCGGTTTTCGCGCGCCCTCCACCGATGAGCTGACCGCACAGTTTCTCTACCATCTGGCCGAGCGCGGCGAGTCGACGGGCCGCACCGGCAGCCTTTATCGCGACCCGCGCCAACCGGCTGTGGACCGTCCGGCGGAGTTGCCCACGGCGCTCGTCGAGCGAGTGGGTGCGATCCTTGCTCAGATCAAATGGAAAGAGCAGGATATTGCGTCGTTCCTTGGCACGTATCTCAGCGAACCGAAGCCGAGTGTCGTCTTTGATCCGCCGCAAAAGCCGCTCAATGAAGCGCGTTTTATCGATCAGGCATCGAAGTCCGGTGTCCGGCTGCACCGCAAGACCAATCTGTTGTACAACCGCCGTTTTTTCTTCCTAAATGGAGAAGAAACGCCATTTGATGGCGCAAAAAAGTGGCTGACTGACCTCGCGAATCACAGGTCCATGAGTGGGAAACGCTTTGTAACACTATCACACGATTCGTCGGTGACAGCACTGCTGCACGAGTGGTATTGTGCGGGCTGGATAGAAGTGGGCGAGTCTGCGTGACTGTTTGCGTAACTCTGCCTACCTGCTATACCGTACAGTGAAATTTTGTATGAGAAAGACAACGTATTGACCCCGGATTTATCGACTGTCAGTACGAAAGTGCATATAATTTCCGCCCAAGCCGTAGGGAAGATTCCAGCTCGTCATAAGAGCGTCTCCACCAGCGGCCCAGGTCGGTGTTGGAGCACATTACCGGTTTTATTTTGCGCTGTTGCTTACCTTTAAACCATAAAAGGACGTGATCATGAAGAAATCCCTCCTCGTAGCATCCCTGTTGGCAGCTGTGGCACTGGCTGCATGCAACAAGAGCAACGATCAAGCCGCTGCACCGGCTAGCGACGCAGCTGCCGCTTCGGCACCTGCTGCTGCAGCTTCGGATTCGGCTACGGCTGCTTCGGGTGCTGCTGCTGCTGCGAGCGATGCTGCTGCTTCGGCTACGGCTGCTGCTTCGGACGCAGGCGCTGCTGCTTCGGACGCTGCTGCTTCGGCTGCAGCTCCGGCTTCGGGCGCAAGCCAGTAAGCTGTCGCATAGGGTTCGCCTCTGGGCGAAAACTGCATCGGGAAATCATTGCGATTTCCCGGGCAGTAAAGCAAAACGCCACGAATTCACATTCGTGGCGTTTTGTCATTTACGCGCCCTTTTTTACAACGACGCCATTTTATTAGCGTCGCTTTTTACAGCATTATTCGCGACGCATTCAATCAACCGGCATATCACGCCGGTGTCGCGTTCTCTTCGAAAAATTCACGCACCACTTCTATTTCACGTGTGCGCTTGAACGGCGGCAGGCTTTGCCAGATACGACGTCCATACGGTTTGTCGACGAGACGGGTATCGCAGATCATCAGCACGCCACGATCGGTCTCAGCACGAATCAGACGGCCTGCGCCCTGCTTCAGTGTGATTACGGCCTGAGGCAACTGGTGGACCGCAAACGGACTCAAGCCCTTCTTCGTGAGCGCATCCAGCCGCGCCGACAGAACCGGGTCGTCGGGCGGCGCAAATGGCAGCTTGTCGATCACCACCAGCGACAGCGCATCGCCGCGTACGTCCACCCCTTCCCAGAAGCTCTGACTACCCACCAGGATCGCGTTGCCATACGAGCGGAAACGGTCGAGCAATTCGGTGCGGCTCGCATCGCCCTGCACGAGCAGCGGATAGTCCCAGCCACGCGCGTCGATCACGTCGCGCAATTTGGACGAGATGCGGTCCACTGC from the Paraburkholderia fungorum genome contains:
- a CDS encoding RNA methyltransferase, whose protein sequence is MDHPHNSSDPAVADVRGGFTSTRFVLVEPSHPGNVGAAARALKTMGFSRLVLVSPRVPHVQSDPEAIAMASGADDVLASAHVVPTLADALTGVHWSIALTARLREYGPPQWTPRAAANVAHDQAVHGEIALVFGNERTGLSNEDVERCSALAHIPANPAYSSLNLAQAVQVLAYELRTRYLSADDQAGAAALAASAGAGLSEPAGPRAASDEIESMFAHLESALVALEFLDPANPKKLMSRLRRLFARSGLEREEVNIVRGIAKHILLKAKHPGSDAS
- a CDS encoding inositol monophosphatase family protein, with the translated sequence MHPMLNIAVKAARRAAQIINRASLDLDLIQVSKKQHNDFVTEVDKASEAAIIDTLKTAYPDHAILAEESGKSDNESEYQWIIDPLDGTTNFIHGFPYYCVSIALAHKGIVTQAVVYDPTRNDLFTASRGRGAFLNDRRIRVAKRDRLADGLIGTGFPFREKDGLEAYGRLFAEMTEACAGLRRPGAAALDLANVAAGRMDGFFEQGLNPWDVAAGSLLITEAGGLVGNYTGDSDFLHVGEIVAGNPKIYAQMIPVLSRYSRTRQQAD
- the lplT gene encoding lysophospholipid transporter LplT — translated: MKKGFYTIIAAQFISSLADNALLIAAIALLSVIRSAAWVTPLLQIFFTVSYVLLAPFVGAFADSMQKRHVMFISNALKASGCLMMIAGVHPMIAYGVVGFGAAAYSPAKYGILTELLPADKLVKANAWLESATVLSTIVGTMVGGALISTLADRFVAHAHLPLIRSAADLAMFAVMITYAIAAAINIFIPDTGARYESRLNEPKKLIGDFYHCFNVLWADKLAQIALWVTTLLWGGAVTLQLLVLKWANVNLGLSLSKAAVMQGVTGLGIAVGASAAAALIPLRKSLRVLPVGILMGLVAIAVAFYNKDLFPAGAGIRIGSFVAPLYILLAYPLMILLGALSGFFIVPMNAILQHRGATLLSAGHSIAVQNFNQNLAVLLMLGVYALLLTAKMPAQWIIVVFGSFITFMMWLAKRRSAVNERTVDMRAMVEE
- the mutS gene encoding DNA mismatch repair protein MutS; amino-acid sequence: MGIQTAAANDVAQHTPMMQQYLRIKAEHPGTLVFYRMGDFYELFFDDAEKAARLLDLTLTQRGASGGNPIKMAGVPHHAAEQYLAKLVKLGESVAICEQIGDPATSKGPVERKVVRVVTPGTLTDAALLSDKNDVYLLSLCVAHNRRGVATSVGLAWLNLASGALRLAEVAPDQVAAALERIRPAEILVADTLAESAGWTPPVNAGALTRVPSWHFDIASGTQRLCDQLEVAGLDGFGAHSLTCACGAAGALLLYAAATQGQQLRHVRSLKVEYESEYIGLDPATRRNLELTETLRGTESPTLCSLLDTCCTTMGSRLLRHWLHHPPRESAVAQARQQAIGALLDAPPAASVDALRGSLRQISDIERITGRLALLSARPRDLSSLRDTFIALPELRAQIAAVSSNADSLARIDASMEPPQACVELLTRAIAQEPAAMVRDGGVIARGYDADLDELRDISENCGQFLIDLETRERARTGINNLRVEYNKVHGFYIEVTRGQTDKVPDDYRRRQTLKNAERYITPELKTFEDKALSAQERALARERALYDTLLQALLPFIPDCQRVASALAELDLLAAFAERARALDWVAPTFSPDTGIEIEQGRHPVVEAQVEQFIANDCTLTPERKLLLITGPNMGGKSTFMRQTALIALLAYVGSYVPARRATFGPIDRIFTRIGAADDLAGGRSTFMVEMTEAAAILNDATPQSLVLMDEIGRGTSTFDGLALAWAIARHLLAHNGCHTLFATHYFELTQLPAEFPQAANVHLSAVEHGHGIVFLHAVNEGPANQSYGLQVAQLAGVPNAVIRAARKHLAHLEQQSAAQPAPQLDLFASPPPMLAEDADDERDAQAQVSSPSVQELVERLRGIDPNDLRPREALDLLYELHELAAAPDADH
- a CDS encoding FKBP-type peptidyl-prolyl cis-trans isomerase, with the protein product MKIAKNTVVSVAYKLSDAQGNLIEESDEPMVYLHGGYDGTFPKIEEELDGHEAGFETSIQLEPQDAFGEYDPDLVKIEPRDRFPEPLEVGMQFEGTPEEGDEDLDSLVYVVTDVAEDKVVLDGNHPLAGMALRFALTVKDVRPATEDEIQHEHAHGADGLEVLDEDDDEEDDSKSGPTLH
- a CDS encoding cupin domain-containing protein; the protein is MPKRPTDHPADAASARNSSPASTPVLPPSPDTPIALLGNLSPSQFMRRYWQKKPLLIRQAIPNIEAPLSRDEFFELADQDEVEARLITHFRNKWQLEHGPFAPDELPSVRQRAWTLLVQGVDLHDDRARALLDRFRFVPDARLDDLMISYASDGGGVGPHFDSYDVFLLQVKGKRRWRISAQKDLTLQPGLPLKVLQNFQSEEEWVLEPGDMLYLPPHIAHDGIAEGECMTCSIGFRAPSTDELTAQFLYHLAERGESTGRTGSLYRDPRQPAVDRPAELPTALVERVGAILAQIKWKEQDIASFLGTYLSEPKPSVVFDPPQKPLNEARFIDQASKSGVRLHRKTNLLYNRRFFFLNGEETPFDGAKKWLTDLANHRSMSGKRFVTLSHDSSVTALLHEWYCAGWIEVGESA